One Dethiosulfovibrio salsuginis genomic window carries:
- a CDS encoding iron-containing alcohol dehydrogenase: protein MWDHTMPIDEIREIRSKTTVYLGVGAIAKIDSIVEDLKAKGIDKVLCVTGKGSYKATGAWDHVTAAFDKHGVGHVLFDKIRPNPEADDVDAAVAMAKEFGAKAVVAIGGGSPIDAGKSAAILMEYPEENARSLYEFKFTPVKAAPVVAINLTHGTGTEVDRFAVVTIPEKEYKPAIAYDCIYPAYAIDDPALMTGLSPDQTRYTAIDAINHVTEAATTKVASPYTILLAKEVIRLVSTYLPKALEDPKDLTARYYLLYASLIAGICFDNGLLHFTHALEHPLSGVKPDLAHGLGLAMILPAVVKYTYPAKPEVLADIYSTIVPGLKGNSDEADSLAQGIEKWLQSVGVCSKLSDEGYTEENIPRLVELAQTTPSLAGLLSLAPVPSGADVIESIYRESLKPYCKGCC from the coding sequence ATGTGGGATCACACAATGCCGATCGACGAGATAAGAGAGATTAGGTCAAAGACCACCGTCTACCTTGGAGTTGGAGCTATCGCCAAGATAGACTCTATAGTGGAAGATCTTAAGGCCAAAGGCATCGACAAGGTGCTCTGCGTCACAGGGAAAGGCTCCTACAAGGCCACCGGAGCCTGGGACCACGTGACCGCCGCTTTCGACAAGCACGGCGTAGGCCACGTTCTTTTCGACAAAATCCGTCCCAACCCCGAGGCTGACGACGTAGACGCCGCAGTCGCCATGGCTAAAGAGTTTGGAGCCAAGGCGGTTGTAGCCATAGGAGGAGGCAGCCCTATAGACGCGGGTAAGAGCGCGGCTATCCTCATGGAGTACCCGGAGGAGAACGCCCGCAGCCTTTACGAGTTCAAGTTCACCCCCGTCAAAGCCGCCCCTGTGGTGGCAATAAACCTGACCCACGGAACGGGCACCGAGGTGGACCGCTTTGCCGTTGTCACTATACCTGAAAAAGAGTACAAGCCCGCCATAGCCTACGACTGCATCTATCCGGCCTACGCCATAGACGACCCGGCCCTCATGACCGGCCTGTCACCGGATCAGACCAGATACACCGCCATAGACGCCATAAACCACGTCACCGAGGCGGCCACCACGAAAGTGGCATCTCCCTACACTATCCTTTTAGCTAAAGAGGTCATTAGGCTAGTATCCACCTACCTTCCTAAGGCTCTGGAGGATCCTAAGGACCTGACCGCTCGATACTACCTGCTCTACGCGTCCCTTATAGCCGGTATCTGCTTCGATAACGGCCTGCTCCACTTCACCCACGCACTGGAGCATCCCCTGAGCGGCGTCAAGCCCGATCTGGCCCACGGTCTGGGACTGGCTATGATACTCCCTGCGGTGGTCAAGTACACCTACCCCGCAAAGCCGGAGGTACTGGCGGACATCTACTCCACCATAGTGCCTGGGCTCAAAGGCAACTCCGACGAGGCGGACAGCCTGGCCCAGGGCATAGAGAAATGGCTCCAGTCGGTTGGGGTTTGCTCCAAGCTATCCGACGAGGGCTACACCGAGGAGAACATACCTAGGCTGGTGGAGCTAGCCCAGACCACTCCGTCCCTAGCTGGCCTTCTCTCTCTGGCCCCAGTGCCCTCCGGTGCCGACGTTATAGAGAGTATATACCGAGAGTCCCTTAAGCCCTACTGTAAAGGCTGCTGTTAG